The genomic region GTGAAGAGCGGGTGCTCGACCAGGAAGTAGTGCACCTCGCCGTGGGGCTTGTCGATCACCACCTTCTCCTTGATCAAAAGCCCCTCCCCGCGAAGTTCGCGCAGGAGTCCGTTGCCGTAATGCTGCAGGGTTCGGGCCTGAACCGCTCCCGGAAGGTAGGTTTGCGGCTGCTCAACCTTGTCGATGAGAAGCTTCCATACGGTATCAAGCGCCGCGTGCACCTCACTGCTATAAATGATCTTGCGCATGACCTGGCACCTCCTGCCGTTGGCGGGGAAAAGCCAAATTAAGCAAAAAGTGTTTCGAAAAAACAATTCGATAACTTTACCCGATTGTTTTTGCACGGCAATGTGAGCGCCACTTTTTAATGGGAGAGGGCTTTGGAAACTTCACGGTTAGGGCTGGGACCGCTCGACCCTCTCCTGACGGGCTTGTAAAGGTCGGGGATCTCATCTAAGATAGCTTTCTTTTTAATCAGACAGCTGACCAGGTGAAATAATGAGGAGATACCATGGATAAAACTGCGCTGGTAACCGGGGCGTCGTCGGGGTTCGGAGCCGCCTGCGCCCGCACCTTGGCGAGCAAGGGATGGAAGCTGGTCCTGACCGCCCGGCGCCGCGAGGCGCTGGAGCAACTCAAAGAGGAATTGGGAGGTGAGGCCAGGGTCTGCTGCATCACCCTGGACGTCCGCGACCGACAAGCCGTCTCAGAGGCCTTTGCCTCGCTACCGGCCGGGTTTGCCGAGATAGACCTGCTGGTGAACAACGCCGGGCTGGCCCTCGGGCTCGAGCCGGCGCATCAGGCCTCGCTGGAGGACTGGGAAATTATGGTCGACACCAACATCAAAGGGGTGATGTACTGCACCCGTGCCATCCTCCCGGGCATGGTCGCCAGGAACCGTGGGCACGTGGTCAACATAGGCTCCGTCGCGGGAAGCTGGCCCTACCCTGGAGGGAACGTCTACGGAGCCAGCAAGGCGTTCGTGCAGCAGTTTTCGCGGAACCTGCGTGCTGACCTGCTCGGGACCGCCGTAAGGGTCACCAATATCGAACCCGGCATGGCCGAGACCGAGTTCTCCAAGGTGCGTTTCAAGGGGGAGGATGAAAAGGCGCAACGCGTCTACGCCGGAACGGAGCCGCTGCAGGCAGAGGACATAGCGGAGATAGTTGCCTGGGTGACCTCGGTGCCGCAACGGGTCAACATAAACTGCGTCGAGGTGATGTCGGTCTGCCAGGCCTGGGGTCCTCTGGCGGTGCACCGCGGGGCTCTCTAGCATAGGTTGCGTCGAAAAGAAAAAAGGAGCAACGACCTGATGCCAGGAAGTTGCTCCTTTTGTTTAACCGTAGCGCTGCAGTACTTGGCGCTCAGTCGTTATCGGTTTCCTCGTCGTCGGGCTCTACCGCTCGACGGGTGATGTTATTGTCACGCAGGAATTGGATCAGTTCCATGTCCATCCGTTTGAAGTGGCTGCGCAACCACTCGCACATGGCGTTGACGGCGGCAACAATCATCAGGGTGTTTTCTCCCTGCTCGGCATGCAGTGCCTCCAGCCTTAGCACCTCCCGGAAGAACATCTCGTGCTGGGCCTTGTGCGCCTCGTAGCCGGGATACCCGGATTCCAGCTGAAGTTTTTCCTCGTCCCTGAAGTGCCTGCGCACGTACTTTTTCAGGAACCACATCAGCTTTCCGATCTCTTCGCTCCCCTTTTTCGCCCTGGCGCCCTTCAATAAATCGTCCACACGGCGCAACAGCTCCTGGTGCTGTCCGTCGATCTCATGGTT from Citrifermentans bremense harbors:
- a CDS encoding bacteriohemerythrin — its product is MLTQWRDEMTTGNHEIDGQHQELLRRVDDLLKGARAKKGSEEIGKLMWFLKKYVRRHFRDEEKLQLESGYPGYEAHKAQHEMFFREVLRLEALHAEQGENTLMIVAAVNAMCEWLRSHFKRMDMELIQFLRDNNITRRAVEPDDEETDND
- a CDS encoding SDR family oxidoreductase: MDKTALVTGASSGFGAACARTLASKGWKLVLTARRREALEQLKEELGGEARVCCITLDVRDRQAVSEAFASLPAGFAEIDLLVNNAGLALGLEPAHQASLEDWEIMVDTNIKGVMYCTRAILPGMVARNRGHVVNIGSVAGSWPYPGGNVYGASKAFVQQFSRNLRADLLGTAVRVTNIEPGMAETEFSKVRFKGEDEKAQRVYAGTEPLQAEDIAEIVAWVTSVPQRVNINCVEVMSVCQAWGPLAVHRGAL